The Zerene cesonia ecotype Mississippi chromosome 11, Zerene_cesonia_1.1, whole genome shotgun sequence sequence TAGTTTGACACCATTTGCATATTACTGAAAATATTAAGGACGGTATATAATGAAGTCAGTGGAGAGGAAACTTTGAGCGGGATTACATTctattgtacaaaataaagtaacaaattgtgttttaagatttattatatcaatcaaCTATGAATCACATTTCACGAATCACATTTATAGTCAAACgtgttttaatatgtttgataaataattgtcatttaataTACAGATGTCGCTTTTCATAACTTATCAAAACTCGTTTAGATATTAAATCCTATAAAATGTCGAATCACTCATCGAAACGGTCTGCATTCGTAGGGATTGTGCCTTGGTTCTTGTGTGTTGTTTATTCAACGCTCtacccaactaccctcactttgtgAAAAGTCATTTTCATTCACTACATCAATAGTCATTCACTACACAAATTGGGCAGTTATATAGAATTGCGGTACATTCTTATTAAGACCAAACGAATGTTAAATACAGCCctgtcttatttatttctagcACGATCATAGTATCACTCAAAAATTACTTCAACCATATTCAACCATTTATGTTATCCACCAGGAGTAAGCTACGTTCCTGTGGCAGgttgtatattttcatttttatctttGTCAAGTCATGATGAGGCGATATCTTGTGTAGAtgactacaataatattttatgcataacttattaatatgtatgaaatacgCACACCACgctttaaatttaagatttcCACGATCATATACGTAGGTTCAAGCTAGTATATGGTCAATAAATCTAATGACAAACATCCTTTTTCACAAGTGCAGTACAACGTTTCATGATGTATATTTCATTAGCTATATATAGTACTTGAaacgatattttataagacaTCACTATTCCTTATCGAATTGGAGCAACACTAGTTCGTACGTGATAATGGTGCCGATAAGCTGAAAAGAAatgaaagtatattaaaaaaaggctTGTTAAATATggttgtgtttttatataggccactattattatactctgataatattctatttatttattgtagtcTAACGTGATatactgagccaccactgttcaaattattcaaaattttaaagtcggtAGATTTAGTCTAAGGACGTATTCAGaagaaaaatcaatcaatcatcaGATTTTAAAAGATACCCACACTTAAAATCATAGCCTTAGTCACGTAAAAGAAGCCCAGGCCACTAAGAGCTACCTTGAGATTTTTAACTTGGTATATGAACCTTTCTATCTGCAAAGAAATACATCCATgttatggaaataataaacaaacttcttattatattcaagATATAATGGGAAAGttaaaacagtattttcaATCGAcatcaaaaaaggaggaagcTATCAATTCAACtgcagtttttgtgtttgttacctccaaactttttactgggtgaaccgatctTTGtgattcctttttatttgaaagtttgtgTCGCCCATGCGGTCCCATTTAatttagttctgacaatttagttttttttgttaaaaatgttaactgAGATGGGGAAATTTCGTGGCTTATCCGCAAAAGTTATCCAATAAAATTTCTgcttaatacattattttctctttaataCTCGTACTAAATTCGGaaagtttttataagataatattttttacctcAACATTATACCTCGCGCTAGGTACGTCATAAAGCAGTATCAAAGGCGCCCTAGACTTTGAATGGACTCTGGCAGCCAATAGAAGGGCAGAGAAAGTTCTCACAACgagaaaagaaaaagaatacGTGAAGTATGCTGTATGAACTATGCTTGTGAGAGTCCTGAAACAGAGAGAGTTGGCAAAtatgctgtttttttttttttttttttttatgtcatagcgggcagctgagctggtggttcgcctgatggtaagcgatcaccaccgcccataaacattctcaaaggtagtacctccgtgaatgcgctgcccgcttttatggggtaagggaaaaggaaaggattaacgactagaaagaaggaatggactgggacgggtgaggaaaaggaaacgggcctccggctcccccactcaccgtacgaaacacagttgcatgccactatttcacgccggttttctgtgggggtgtggtacttccccggtgcgagctggcccaattcgtgccgaagcgtgctcgactcccacaataaatgtTACTTGCGGCTTTGTGTAGGACATAATAGTAAGAAACTTATCATATCAAACCGAGAGTATTTTTTGTAGTCTAATTACAAAGATTTCGTAGTATGtgcaataaaaatctaataggTCCATCTATcggaaataaaagaaaatattgattgtGATGAAGTGACCATTAAACTCTTCCCATGGAAATGAGATtggaaatgagatgttttactGCAGTGAAAAGTAGACAGCGGCGTTTATGACTCTCCAAACTCCGAACTATATCTagacacaaaattataaagtacatCTCATCCGTTGCAACATGATAGAaatactaacaaacaaacacactccgcatttttatattccatttaaattcCATCATGTATGTACACAAAGTTTTATCATTTGTTCATGTGTAATATGTCATAGTGTTTTCGCATAAGTAGTCATTTAAATCCCTATTTAATAAgcttatttgaaaacaaaaatattttaatattactaactTTCCTTGTTTTTCAGTTGGACACGACAGAAAATGCCCTGTTTGTGTTTTGCTGGAAAAAAGGTTAAttggttattatatatagtctaAAAAGTTAAGAATTggtacacataaatatttttatacacatactaacatatacaaaatatattacaaagtgAAAtactattcataaaatatgataaataacgCTTTGTATTGTTTGTAACTCGAATTTTACAGAATATTAACTAGTTAGGAAGTGCTGGCTGAAAATATCAGTTTGTGGCGTTTAAGACTACATATATCATAACTGATTTTTTACTTACTTTAGATTATTGAAGAACTGAATGCAAATCCAATAAAGATTGCTTCCGAATGACGTCAGTATGAATATGCCGATAtgatcattaattaatttcacaagTCGAACTAAGAGACAGTATTGCTTCCGAAACTCGACACAGGGAAAATGTTTCTGGAAAACAAAAAGTTCATAAATAATGGGAATTTTTTGGAACTCCCACCATCGCGTAGAAAAGGGAAAACTTTTCTATTGATTCATGTACCCTGTGATTCATTTGTTTCCTTTGAAATGAGGAAACATCGAATTGATGAATATCAATTGTGCTGGAATCTTTTCAATTCAGCGAATTGCTAACTTTTGATAAGTTATTATACTTAGAACGAATGAGTAACTTTGTGAGAATGTTTAAGTGTAATATCATCGTGCCCTAAAACTTTAGGTCTAAAGCTGTGGCTATAGGACATGGAGAAGGAACCTTTTAGCTCACAGATTTTCACCTATctcttgtaatatatataaaaaatcggtTTCTTGAACGTCGTATCTTTtgcttacatataaaaattcctaaaaattttacacacttttctattaaatccacgttcccaaaaacgaaggaggttctcaattcaaattatttttctttattgttgtttacttttatcgattgacgtgattctttttgttttttataagatattgtTGTCATTAGGTCCCATTTTGGCATCACCTTCCCGCAAGAACGTCGGCCATCTTTAAATATCATCGAAAAAgtagaaaagaattattgaaataaacatacctCCTTCATAGCCTTTTTAAGCGAATAGTTGTGGACCACGAAATGCTCAGTTAGGTAGATGCTTATAACCATGATGAGTAAGTCAGAAAAGCTCCACAGAAAAGTCGATTGTATGTTGAATACCTTCGAAATGAAGCGCCGTTTACATAAATGAAGTACTTAAAAGTATTTGCGTCTAAAATTACGTAGATACCCTGTATTGTGTTCTTAGCCTTGACGAAATATCTGTAAGTCACGGCGGTTTATCTATatttctttactaatattataaatctgaagaatttgtttgtttacttgtttgaacacactaatctcaggaacaaaaggtccgatttgaaaaattattgatttttatgatatgattttaatggatatttatattttaactaattattgttattcgtCTACTGTGATTGTATATATACAGTTAACCAGTGTTTGTAACTATAGAGTTAAagttattaacaatttatttgtacgaaaatataaccaaaattgttaaactaaaatgtatttttaaaatacattttagttcattggattttatacataaactgattaaaatttatatagtttatttaaactttttcaaagtttttagtgttatttgtttttgcacttttatttataataatatttagtatattaattaaattattgtgtttaacACAATAAcctagttttaaagataaaaaaattcatattaaaatatcaactgtataattttttaacatattatcaactataatattatgttcgcTTCCAGGAATCGCGAGCCGTTAAAATTATACGAGTATAAAAACAGATTTCACTCTATTTTAGTATCTATGTTAATAGAGTTAGGTGTGAAAGTTAAATATCTGCGGTTTTTGTATAGTTTTGTACGTACGCTTTCGCATTATTTCGAA is a genomic window containing:
- the LOC119830593 gene encoding gustatory receptor for sugar taste 64f-like — translated: MRRLLGLHSTMRSTLFIGRIMCLLPIMGLNFPVSKYLRFSLRTRYAIIYFMSLLGQLVMFSTSFHWLLHNGISLATITNALFYSASLVSSLVLPNMSRSWPKLVRQVEFIETKLPLLTPHAVSCSNIVMVFMLLAALVEHVLSILYCLTVASNCNPNNILQTFFQHNMPWIFDYTSYSLWKGILVEVFNIQSTFLWSFSDLLIMVISIYLTEHFVVHNYSLKKAMKEKHFPCVEFRKQYCLLVRLVKLINDHIGIFILTSFGSNLYWICIQFFNNLNKTQTGHFLSCPTEKQGKTLTSIVHTAYFTYSFSFLVVRTFSALLLAARVHSKSRAPLILLYDVPSARYNVEIERFIYQVKNLKVALSGLGFFYVTKAMILSLIGTIITYELVLLQFDKE